One window of the bacterium genome contains the following:
- a CDS encoding 4-oxalocrotonate tautomerase family protein gives MPYVNIRITREGATPAQKAELIAGATELLQRVLGKNPATTFVIIDEVDTDNWGVAGESVTVRRQRGA, from the coding sequence ATGCCCTACGTGAACATCCGGATCACGCGGGAGGGCGCCACCCCCGCGCAGAAGGCCGAACTGATCGCCGGCGCCACCGAACTGCTGCAACGCGTGCTGGGCAAGAACCCGGCGACGACCTTCGTGATCATCGACGAGGTGGACACCGACAACTGGGGCGTGGCGGGTGAAAGCGTGACCGTGCGGCGGCAGCGCGGCGCCTGA